From Methylobacterium radiodurans, a single genomic window includes:
- a CDS encoding malonate--CoA ligase, producing MTNHLFALVREGLPADTAKTFIETPEGRTYSYADLVARSGAYAAALQGLGVQPGDRVAVQVEKSAEVVFLYLGAVRAGAVFLPLNTAYTAAEIGYFLGDAEPAVFVCDPAKREALTDVAAAAGVRHMLTLEASGRGSAAEAADQAGAEAFNEVERGADDLAAILYTSGTTGRSKGAMLSHDNLASNARTLREYWRFTPDDVLIHALPVFHTHGLFVAINTVLASGSTMLFLPRLDPKLILSLMKRATSMMGVPTFYTRLLKEPGLDRETTGHMRLFVSGSAPLLAETHREWQARTGHAILERYGMTETNMSTSNPYEGARVAGTVGFPLPGVSIRVVDPETGKALPADTVGMIEVKGPNVFQGYWRMPEKTAAEFRADRFFITGDLGKIDADGYVHIVGRGKDLIITGGFNVYPKEVETEIDALPGVVESAVIGLAHPDFGEGVTAVVVPGENPPDEAAILAHLEGRLAKFKCPKRVLFAAELPRNTMGKVQKNLLREQHAGLYAG from the coding sequence ATGACGAATCATCTGTTCGCCCTCGTCCGGGAGGGCCTGCCCGCCGACACCGCCAAGACCTTCATCGAGACGCCCGAGGGGCGCACCTACAGCTACGCCGACCTCGTGGCGCGCTCGGGCGCCTACGCGGCCGCGCTGCAGGGGCTCGGCGTCCAGCCCGGCGACCGGGTCGCGGTGCAGGTCGAGAAGAGCGCCGAAGTGGTGTTTCTCTATCTCGGCGCGGTGCGGGCTGGCGCTGTCTTCCTGCCCCTCAACACGGCCTACACGGCGGCCGAGATCGGTTACTTCCTGGGCGACGCGGAGCCGGCCGTCTTTGTCTGCGATCCGGCCAAGCGCGAGGCGCTCACCGACGTCGCGGCGGCCGCCGGCGTGCGCCACATGCTCACCCTCGAAGCCTCCGGACGGGGGAGCGCCGCGGAGGCCGCGGACCAGGCCGGCGCCGAGGCCTTCAACGAGGTGGAGCGGGGCGCCGACGATCTCGCTGCGATCCTCTACACCTCGGGCACGACCGGGCGCTCGAAGGGCGCCATGCTCAGCCACGACAACCTCGCCTCGAACGCCCGGACGCTGCGGGAATACTGGCGCTTCACCCCCGACGACGTGCTGATCCACGCCCTGCCGGTGTTCCACACCCACGGCCTGTTCGTGGCGATCAATACGGTGTTGGCGTCGGGCTCCACGATGCTGTTCCTGCCGCGGCTCGACCCGAAGCTGATCCTCTCGCTGATGAAGCGGGCGACCAGCATGATGGGCGTGCCGACCTTCTACACCCGCCTCCTGAAGGAGCCGGGGCTCGACCGGGAGACCACCGGGCACATGCGCCTGTTCGTGTCCGGCTCGGCGCCGCTGCTCGCCGAGACGCACCGGGAATGGCAGGCCCGCACGGGCCACGCCATCCTGGAACGCTACGGCATGACCGAGACCAACATGAGCACCTCGAACCCCTACGAGGGCGCCCGGGTCGCCGGCACGGTCGGTTTCCCGCTGCCGGGCGTCTCGATCCGGGTGGTGGATCCGGAGACGGGGAAGGCGCTTCCCGCCGACACGGTCGGCATGATCGAGGTGAAGGGGCCGAATGTGTTCCAGGGCTACTGGCGCATGCCGGAGAAGACGGCCGCCGAGTTCCGGGCGGACAGGTTCTTCATCACGGGCGACCTCGGCAAGATCGACGCCGACGGCTACGTCCACATCGTCGGGCGCGGCAAGGACCTGATCATCACGGGCGGATTCAACGTCTACCCGAAGGAGGTCGAGACCGAGATCGACGCGCTGCCGGGCGTGGTGGAATCGGCGGTCATCGGGCTCGCCCATCCGGATTTCGGCGAGGGCGTCACGGCGGTGGTGGTGCCGGGCGAGAACCCACCCGACGAGGCCGCGATCCTCGCGCATCTCGAAGGGCGGCTCGCCAAGTTCAAATGCCCGAAGCGGGTGCTCTTCGCCGCGGAGCTGCCCCGCAACACCATGGGCAAGGTGCAGAAGAACCTCCTGCGCGAGCAGCATGCGGGGCTCTACGCGGGCTGA